A window from Mogibacterium neglectum encodes these proteins:
- the mgtE gene encoding magnesium transporter, whose translation MENTNLIDQEQAFEESKEKIFELLEEKKYFRCKDELLKFNAVDIAELLEEVMRKYNMQTAIILFRTLPKGISVEVFARFDVDDQVEIINIITDPEIKYIIEELDFDDMIDVLDELPANIVDKILDKTPKNERRQINAFLKYKEYSAGSLMTPDYINLRKNMTRREALDHIRDVGMNSETIYSCYVLDGGRKLVGVVSLRSLVLADENTKVSNIMKEDIIYAHVDDDQEETSELFKKYGFIAIPVVDNEDRLVGIITFDDILDVIEEENTEDMERMGGVIDNTDKDYLDTPVLMHVKARLPWLLVLMVSYVFTGGMIASFEKSLSAVIALVAYMPMLMGTGGNSGTQSSTVIITGMATGDLELSDVLRVLWKEFRIGIIVGICVSILNYIRIVAFDHNGSMVALTVCLSMVLIVIIAKCIGALLPMIAKKIGIDPALIAGPMMASLTDMVALGTYFTMARLVLKI comes from the coding sequence AAGAAAAAATATTCGAACTCCTCGAAGAGAAGAAATATTTCCGTTGTAAGGACGAACTATTAAAATTTAACGCAGTAGACATTGCCGAACTTCTTGAAGAAGTGATGCGAAAGTATAACATGCAGACCGCTATCATACTGTTTCGTACGCTTCCAAAGGGTATTTCTGTTGAGGTGTTCGCTCGCTTTGACGTTGATGATCAGGTAGAAATCATCAATATCATCACTGATCCCGAGATAAAATACATTATTGAAGAGCTGGATTTCGATGACATGATCGACGTACTTGACGAACTGCCAGCCAATATCGTTGACAAGATTCTGGACAAGACCCCGAAGAATGAGAGAAGACAGATAAATGCTTTCCTAAAGTACAAGGAATACAGTGCTGGTTCGTTGATGACACCAGACTATATTAATCTGCGTAAAAATATGACGAGGCGCGAGGCGCTAGATCACATCCGCGATGTGGGGATGAACTCCGAGACGATTTACTCATGCTACGTTCTCGACGGTGGGCGAAAACTCGTGGGTGTCGTATCGCTCAGGAGCTTGGTACTAGCAGATGAGAATACGAAGGTCTCCAATATCATGAAGGAGGACATCATCTATGCTCACGTCGATGATGACCAGGAAGAGACTTCTGAACTTTTCAAGAAATACGGTTTCATCGCGATACCGGTAGTTGATAACGAAGATAGATTGGTAGGAATAATCACTTTTGACGATATCCTCGATGTAATCGAAGAAGAGAACACGGAGGATATGGAGCGTATGGGAGGTGTCATCGATAATACTGACAAGGACTACCTCGATACACCCGTTTTGATGCATGTCAAAGCGAGACTTCCTTGGCTTCTAGTTCTCATGGTATCTTACGTGTTTACTGGAGGCATGATTGCCAGTTTTGAGAAATCACTTTCCGCAGTAATCGCGCTAGTAGCTTATATGCCAATGCTCATGGGTACTGGTGGTAACTCAGGAACGCAGTCGTCTACAGTAATTATCACAGGAATGGCCACGGGAGACCTCGAGTTATCTGATGTTCTTAGAGTTCTATGGAAAGAATTCCGCATAGGAATTATCGTCGGTATATGTGTAAGCATCTTGAACTACATTAGGATAGTGGCATTTGACCATAACGGCTCTATGGTAGCGCTTACAGTGTGCCTGTCGATGGTATTAATCGTTATCATCGCAAAATGCATCGGTGCTCTCCTGCCGATGATTGCTAAGAAAATCGGGATTGATCCTGCGCTCATCGCTGGTCCTATGATGGCATCGCTCACCGATATGGTTGCGCTCGGCACGTATTTTACGATGGCGAGGTTGGTGCTCAAGATTTAA